CCTCCCCGAACCCGCAGTCAGGTCGCGCGTGCTCGTACTCAGGCGCAGGGAGGCCCAGCTCGTGCCGTCCGCGCTCGTCCCCGCCTTCAGGAGGATCGTGGCGGTCTCGTTCTCCCGCAGGAGGAAGACGATCCTCAACAACCTCGCGGCCGCGATGGGGCGGGAGGAGGCTGCTACCCTCCTCGGACTGGCCGGCATAGATTCGGGCTTGAGGGCCGAACAGCTTCCTCCGGAGTGCTTCAGGAGGATGGCGGAGCTGGGGGCATGATGAGGGGGTTCCTGCTGCTGCTGGCGCTGGCATCGCTCGCGCCGGCCTACGACATCGGCTACAACCTTGGCCTCGAGCAGGTGAAGGAGACGAGCAAGCTCCTCAACTCCTTCTCGTTCGCCGAGGCTATCTCGAGCACCGTGAGCATGAGCCTCGACGCCTCGTTCACGGCCGACAGGAGCTATCAGCTCGAGAGGTTCATCGACGGCAGGTCCGGGAACGCCGCCCTTCGCTGGAACCCGCAGGACAGGATCGAGCTCTCCTCCGCGATCTCCCGCAGCATCTCGCTGGAGGAGAGATATGGCGACACGATACAGGACCAGGTCGACAACACTGCCACGGGACAGGTCAGGTACGTGCCGGCGGACTGGGCTTCGGTCCTGATCGGCCTGGGCTTCCACTTCAAGGACTCGGAGCAGATCTCCGGCGACAGCACGCTGGACACCCACGACGAGGGCGGCGTGAGGAACTTCAGCGTCTCGGTCCAGAAGCCGCTCATCGACAGGCTCTCCACGAGTTTCACCATGGCCGAGGGAAGGGTCATGGGCGAGCAGCTCGACACCGGCAGCGACGACCTGGCCGCCAGATTCGGATACACCTTCCCGGGGGCCTTCGAGGGCGGCTCGCTGAGCGTCCAGCTCGCGGCAGCCAGGATCTTCTCCACCTACACGGACTCCTCGTACAGCATCAGGCAGCAGGACTGGAGCCATGCCACGACGCTGACCCTCCCGAAGTTCGCCGACGCCGTGGATTTCGAGCTCGGCACGGACTGGTCCTGGTCCAACCGGTACTGGGAGTACGAGGATTCCACCAGCCGCGAGGACCCAAGGGACAGGCTCGAGAGGACGAGGAGCATCGACGCCCATGTCAGGTGGCAGATGATGGACGCCCTCTCGTCGGACATCGTCTTCAGCAGGACGTTCGACAGGAGCGACAGGAAGAGGACGGGCTTCCCGGACAACGAGCTGTACGACATCTACGAGGTCTGGGACACCAGGGTGCTGAATGCCACGGTCACATACCTCCCGGGCGACTCCAGGATAGTCTTCCTGAGGAGCATCCAGCTCGCGAGGTTCGACACCGAGGGCTCCTGGCCGGGCTTCGGGGACACGCTCCAGGACAACAGCGACAAGGACGAGCTCCGCGAGGTCCTCTCGCTATCGGCGGAGGTCCCGGTCTCTTCGAGGATGACCCTCCTGGGCAGGGTCCAGGGCCAGAACCTCGAGACGGTCTACCTCAAGTCCGACTACTCGGCGAACTCGAGGAACTCGTCCACCTACAGCTTCTCGCCCGGGGTCGAGTACGACCTGGGCCTGGGCTGGGAGATCAGCGAGACGATCGACGTGAGCGCCGACTACACCACCTACAGGTTCCCCGAGAGCTCGACCGGCAACGACCTGCTGTTCAGGAGGCTCGAATCGCGGCTCTCCATCCAGAGGGTCCAGTCCGACTCCACCATGCTGGGCATCTCCCACAACCTGAGGCTGCAGGACCAGGGCAGCTACGAGAACTCGCTGTTCAGCAGGTCGGAGGAGAGCATCAACAGCACCGTGACCCTGAACGGCGGATTCAGGCTCGGTTCGGGCATAGGCATCACGCCGAGCTACTCGTACGAGTTCTCGAGGAGGAAGTTCCTCGACACATCCTTCCTCGAGCCCCAGGAGGACAACCTGCACCACCTCGGCCTGAGGACCAGGATGAGCCTCGGGGAGGGCATACTCTCCCTCAACCTGAAAAGGACCTTCTATTCCGATGACAGAGACAGCTACTGGAACGCCTCGGTCGGCTTCAACTACCTGTTCTAGCATGGTACCGGGGGCGTCGACTCGTATGCATCCCGAGACAGAGACAGCTACTGGAACGCCTCGGTCGGCTTCAACTACCTGTTCCCCCCTCACATCCCTTCTTCTGGCCTTTGCGGTTCTCCTGCAGGCGCCCGGCTGCTCGCTGTTCGACCCCAGGGAGCCCGAGGACCCCGGGGAGGTCCAGGACCCCACGCAGCCGCCCACTTCGCCGTCGATGGTGATGTACAACCTGGATATCGGCCTCGAGTCGAGGAGCATCACGATCTATTCCGCCTGTCTCGACACGTCGTTCGTCTTCACGGCCGATCCCGCCGATGCGGTGGAGTACGGCGGATCCCCCTGGAACTACGATTTCGACGCATGGGACTTCGACGCCGAGTTCACGTCGGTGTACAACCTCCTCGCCTCCACCTCGGGCGATTCCCTGCCGGAGGACAGCCTCGTGGTGGCATACTTCTCGTTTGTGCCCGGCTACTCCGATCCTCCCGCCCCGATGGACAGCGCCGTGATCTGGAGGGAGTACTCGATCGTGGTCGCGGGGAGCGAGCACGCCGGATGGGAGAATCCGGCGGTCGGCCAGGCCCGGATCACGATGGTCGAGGACGCGTCCTCCTACTGGTACATCAGCCGCTGGGAGGACTTCCGCCTCGAGGAGTACCCCGAAGACGCATGCACCTGGGGCGTGGCCAAGGCACCCTACCGCTGACATGGGCTCTCCCGGTCCGACATCCGACACGGCCGCGCTCGCCGACGGGATCGGGCTCCTGAAGCCTGCGTTCGCCGCCGATCTCGGAGCCGGTTCGGGCGGAGTGGCCGGATTCGTCCCCGCTGAGGAAGGACCTGTCTGGCTCCTGGTGGACCTCGACCGGGCCGCCCTCTCCTCGTGCCGGATCGAAGGAGCCCTCAGGGTCTGCTGCGACGTTTCCGAAGTGCCCTACCTCGTGGCCGGCGGCATCGCCGACCTCGTCACGTCCAACCCGCCCTACGGGGACGAGGGGCGTTCCAGGCTGCCGCAGGGGATGCGCAGGCGGCTCGAGAGGCTGGCCGGCCCGGTCGCCCGCTCGCTGTTCGCCCGGGCGGCGTCGCACCTGCTCCGGGCGGGCGGGGAGTACCGGACGGTGAACAGGCCTCAGGCGCTCGAGGAGATGCTGGTGTCCTGCAGGGCGTTCGGCATGGAGGCCTTCGAGATACAGCCGTTCGGCGAACCCTCGCGCCCGGCCGGGCTCGTCAGGCTGCGCGCCGTGAAGGGGGGAGGGAGGAGGCGGCTCCGCCTCCTCCCCCAGAGGCCCCTCCCGGGCTCCGAGAGCTGCAGGGCGGAATGAGCGCCGGGCTCGTAGACATCCACTGCCACATCGTTCCGGGCATCGACGACGGGGCGTCGACCTGGGAGGAGTCGGCCGCGATGCTTCACGAGGCGGCCTCCGCGTCGAAGGGCGGACTGACCCTCGTCGCCACCCCGCATGTCTCCATGGCCGGAGACGGCTCCGCAAGGCGGGAGAAGAGGTTCTCCGAGTTCGCGGCCTTCGCACGGGAGGAGGCTCCCGGAATCAGGATCGGGTTCGGCGCCGAGGTCCTGCTCGATGCATCGCCCGGCAGGGGCCGGGCTTCGCGCATGCCCACATATCCTGGATCGGGATGGGTGCTCGCGGAGCTTCCGGCGGGGATGTCCTGGGCCGGGGCCCTGTTCAGGCTCTGGACGCTTTCGAGGTCCGTCCCGAGGATCGTGCTGGCACATCCCGAGAGGTATCGCTGGTGCTCCCTCAGGCCGGGCCGGCTCGCCGTCCTGGCCCGGCTGGGGATCCTGGGCCAGGTCAGCGGGAGGAGCTTCGAGATGGGCGGGCCTGCCGCGAGGGACACGGCGCTGGGGCTGCTCGAGGACGGACTCTGCAGCTTCCTGGCAAGCGACTGCCACGGCCCGGGGGGCATGACCCTGGGTGCACTGGAGGACCCGGTTGCAGGCAGGATCGGCAGAGAACGCTGGGAGGCGCTCACTCGCATGAATCCCTCCGCCGTCCTGTCGAACCGCGATCTTCCCGAGGAGTACGGGAGGTTCGCGAGATGAGATACCTGGTGACGGGATCGCGCGGGCTACTCGGGAGCCTGTTCATGGAACGCCTGGGACCGCTGGCCACCGGCGTCGACCTCCCTGAGACCGACCTGGCCGCCAGTCCTGCCGGCAACGCCGCCCTCGTAGCCGCGAGCGGAGCCGGCACCGTCATCAACTGCGCCGCTCTCACAGATGTCGACTACTGCGAAACCCACGGCGAGGAGGCATTCCGGATCCATGCCGCCGCGGTCGAAGGCCTCGCCCGTGCGGCGGCCAGGCTCGTTACGTTCAGCACCGACCACGTCTTCAGCGGTCCCTCCGACACCCCCTTCATCGAGGGATGCCCGGTTTCCCCCGCGAACGTCTATGCCGAGAGCAAGCTGGCCGGCGAGATGCGGGCGCTCGAAAACCCATCGGCCATCGTAGTTCGGACCTCGTGGCTCTTCGCAGGCGGGAGGGGCCTGGTCCCCAGGCTCCTCGCCGGCTTGGAGTCGGGGGATCGCGTCAGGGCGGTCGTGGATCAGACCGCGTGCGTCACCTACGCCCCCGATCTGGTCGAGGCCGTTCTCGCCATGCTCGAGGACGGGTTCCGGGGGCTCGTGCACGCGGTGAACCGCGGCCCCGCGACGCCG
The Candidatus Fermentibacter sp. DNA segment above includes these coding regions:
- a CDS encoding NAD(P)-dependent oxidoreductase, producing MRYLVTGSRGLLGSLFMERLGPLATGVDLPETDLAASPAGNAALVAASGAGTVINCAALTDVDYCETHGEEAFRIHAAAVEGLARAAARLVTFSTDHVFSGPSDTPFIEGCPVSPANVYAESKLAGEMRALENPSAIVVRTSWLFAGGRGLVPRLLAGLESGDRVRAVVDQTACVTYAPDLVEAVLAMLEDGFRGLVHAVNRGPATPFSIAQEFAGTRAARLEPVRWSDLGLSARRPVYSALATATRYVLPSREEAVGRWRKERKG